CCAGTTGTGAGTTGGCTGGATTAACTTGATTGGTCCACGAAAATGGTAGGCGGGGTTGCGAGAAGATCGGTCTGACCAAAATAATGCGTCGGATGCTATGCGCacgttgaataaaaaataaaattttcaaaaataaattcatatagtgtatacaatttatttattatttacaaataatttttctttatttatctgctatttttaatttgtcgtttgaaataaattttagccAGCTCagtgttttataatgtctaTTTTCGGATATAGATGACATATGTAATCATTCAAAATGAATTGGATTCCGAAGTTCTTTGCACGTTACTCGCATATATCGATAATACAGCGATATAAAGACGTATATGTAGTCGATGATATCTATGGAAAAGCCATATGGTTATCTTTGCGTGTAGGCTTGCGGAGTACACAGTCACTTAGGTGTTTATTTGAAGAGCCATGTTTGAAGCTGCCTCTCCACCCACACGCCAAGAATATTCTTCGAGATATGTACACATCGCGGTTCTCTATTCGATTTTATTAGGTTTTAGGATTTTCAAGAGTCTGTCAGATTTGTGCGATGAGCAATCAAACTGCAAATATCAgacaaaaaaaactttctttaaaaatcGGTTCAATTATTTTAGTGCGCAATATTTACTACAATTATCCACAAGGTAATATTTGACTACGTTATCTTATATGCTAGCTTTGTGGcgatcaataattaattctgaagtattcaaaaataaacttttattaattcaattgaTCGTAAAGCTTACATTTcaattgtatgttttattgtattatgaaatatcatatttgctgttttatttcaattgtaCAAGGCGTAACTTCTTGAAAGCATAATCATTCCTTCGTAGAGTCTCtctgtttcaaaattattttccatcggatcgaatattaaaatattccgcTTGGGACGGTTCAAATTCTGTAAATTTTGCAgattctagaaaaaaattatatgcattcacttacttaaaatttgtaacatttatcatttgatttttttgtatgcgactactttctattttttaaacttaaaatttcgACAATAAGAATTCGCTACGATGATATCCTAGCTATTCAAGCAGCCATAACAAGAATTTCGGAAAAAGATCTTCAAGAGTCTACGCACGCATTGATTGACCATgagaattaaaagttttagtcaattaaaaaacacaaagctttataaatttacattaaataaattttgcagccGCAAAAGTACATTGAACACAGAGAAATTTGGTCGTAAGCACAATTATTACCGAAAATATCAGAACATTTCCGTTGCCACCATTGGCCGAATTGCGACGAATTGCCATTATTATAAGTGTAAGAAGATAGCCGCCGAATGCGAGAAATGAGAGAGCGGTTATTGCCAGTTGGAAGATTTTCGAAATCTTCGTGTCTTTGCCTTTTTCATCGTAATGGTCCTCGTATCGTCGTGTAGGTTTCTTGCCACTTCTTCTCAATGGCAGTGCCATTGGCAGCGTTAGCGGTAATTTCCTGCTAGACGCGTTTATATCGTCGTTTTCATTTTCGTCGgtgatatctataaatatagaaataaatataaaaatttagaaaactcAGAGAATAAGTACAAcgatatataatgtataataatagttggaataaaatgtatttccaACTTTCTTCCCTCTTCTCCTCCCCTTTTCACCctaccccctcccctcctcctcctttaTAACATTTGATTTGTTCTTGTTCCCCCCACCACTAATTTTGATAGATTTTTTCATAAGACGTGGTGGggcatttactataaataatgCGGTAATGCAGCAGTCATGCCAAAAGTGCTATCGCTATTGCACAGTAAAGAGCATTAGCTCTTCTTGCATAAGCGATGGCAGATGACAATGTGGACTACATTTCTCAGCTGCCATCAGAAATTAAGAGCATGATTTTGAGGATGCtcgatataaaatctttattgtcTTTCAGTTTGGTTTCCCAACACTGGAAACAGTTAGGTAAGTATGAATTGACCCGTCGATTTGAGGCAGACTATAACGTAAATCTTTCTCAGATGttgtattaaaatgttgtagCGTGatgaatagtaaaatattagtaaacatAAATGTACATTAGCAAATTTGTGAAACTGACGAAAGTTCTTGGAACTCCATAAGAGGACCATATAAAgagtattatatatgtataataaaagatttacaaTGATTTACCATTTTCGCTTGCAAGAGAAGATTTAATTTGAATGAGTTTGTCCATTGGTAATTCGCTTAAGCTGCGAATTTCATCCAGATGTAAAGCTGATTGATCTTCGGATGCcacttttaaaatgtaaaatgcacAGAACACTAATATATTGCGATACATAGTTGGAGTTCTGAAATTTTTAGTGATTAATATACAACGTAACATGTTTTAGGCATcgcaaaatgtttaaaatgtgtttaaattcaattttcaatatatacttataaaaataagtcaaGGAACTTCCGTTTGATATGTCAAATGCCTTTTGAACAGATTCTTTTAACGATGACGACGATAGCTACGCGAATTTGAGATGTTCCTTCCAGCACCTCTGTCACTTTAATAATTCCTTTTATGACTTCTAACAGGAACACGACTAAATCGCGCTGTGAAGCACGGTTGCCGTTTTCTCGCGCTTGGCTGGCGAAGCAAGAAGAGTGACATTCGCATTTTCTTCCGTCGGAGACGCAACGGAATGGAAATAAACGCACAGTTAACGCAAACATCCGTTATGATCCTGTTTTACGAAGATCCTCAGCGGTCTCAGTGCTGTGGGACAGTTTGATTCGACGAAATGTCCAGTGTCTCTTCTTGTCTCCTCTTTTGCGTTCTTTGGGTAACTATATTTGACGGTGTACAGCTCGCAAAGACCGAAGGTAAgcctgtttttcttttataaagtttatctTTTACGCGTGTACAGAAACTttgctattatattataattgattactAGTaagtgataatattaattgattaatcatCAACTTTCGTCCGAAAGATTCATCCGTCAAACGTGATTTAAGTCGGAAACGGTTCTTTTTCATTCGATAGGGTTTTTCAAGACCTTTCGAACGAGACTTACGTTTGCCTATTTATCTGCTttcatttatgaaaatatttcagttttttcAGTGATTTTAGTTTATTGATTCTGTCTTTGAATGTGATTATTTatcaaggaaaaaaagaataattgtattttttttaatactcaGATGTTCTAGATAAGATAAAATCAGGATTGCAGTACGCCACTAACTATTTGGAAACAGCTAAGGATATTGCCGATCTAGTATCTAAGAGTTTAGGTCATAAGGAGAGACGAGGAGAAGACGGGAGCAATGAGGCAAAGCAACCATTTGGCCCTTCAAATCTCGTTTCTGCATTCCTTCGACTTTTCGGACTTGATTCACCTAAAGTCGCAGCAATTGCAGTTAACAGCGTCATATTTCTTGCCCAAATGGTAAATAATTTACGTATAGATATGCACATTAGAAattattcagattttttattcttgtaaaACTTagcacatttaaataattttttttttaaacagataaGTTCGCTCTTTGGATTGAAATTGCCGCAAAACAATAATGCTAGAAATATTGCTGACAAAGATCTAGCTTGGGATcccttaaaatttattttggacaataaaaatgaaaaagtaagttgtcaatatgaaatatatacgaTTTTAACCTTGATTCAAATATGcttaaatagtttatttaagTTATCTAACTTTTCAATTAGATATGaatttcttcaaattaattcacaattaaaatcatattgcCTGATAGTTGCACTTCAAATTCGAAATTAATCAAAActtgtaaatttacaattaattaattaatttttgaaaattaatttttttaaatatccacgcataaacataaaatgtattaaaagtaCACAATTTTACTTATCATGTTTAGATCCAAAACTTGGTTGATCAAGCGAAGGATCCGAATCTACCGAATCAACTGATAGCGAGTATGAGTAGTTCCGATTCCGCTTGCATTAGATTACTGTTATGTAAATCATCTCTTGTCATAAGAACAGTACAAAACTCccttaataataaatcgcaAAATTACATACATGGAATTACTGCGTGGCTACCGTCTGTAGAGGAATTCGAAGCAAATAGCGACAAATGCGAGAGCAAACATACCGATTGTAGTTTATTTTCATCGCAATAACAATTACCATTGCAAAGAAATGAGAAAACGATggaataattaaagtaaagtaTTGAACAGcgcattttttgtttttttaatatataatgcggtttttttctttctcttttacatatttcatacTGCAACACTATAGAGAAAGCAACaatgtttttacataaaaaaacatttaatgttaaaattattgttaactaagtatgtaataataataaataattataacttctaTGCTCATACTTTTTGTATGTATTATGCAGATAATTCATGATACTATGGCATTTCTATGGCATTTCTAAaatcaatagtacagagtacacaataatgaataaaagtagTTAATTAATCGAGCCTAATGTGTACGAATTcgcaaataaatgcaaatatttcgtttgaaagcataaaaaatattcgcaatATAATAAGGACGGTACTAATACAAAGAGTCCATACACTTTGGAatctagaattttattatctgtactttaaattaattatataatttctttgttttaacttttaaaaatatgtttggtacatatttttgatatctgtaaaattaaagtttagcTTTCGAGATCGAGAGAAAGGAACGCTTTTTATCGATAGATTTCCTAAAAcgttaataaagttaataaaataaaatttatataacaattatacaaaaaacaaaaaacaataaacagtatgttacataattataagtatatattctatataaaaaatgattatttatattgctttaTAGTTTTCCCTTAcatatagtttaaaaaaaattaaagtattaagaATTTccatcaaattaattatttttccgtaACGATGTAcgacacaaaaataaaaatttgttatccTACATAATGTTTTACGCCTAAAATATCTTGTGTATATTTATCACGAAGTATCTTAAGTTTCGAATATTGCGATACAcgatattgatttaaaatacttaCGTACATATAGATAATTACATCTTTCAATAAAACAAAACTCTCTGCCTAGTTTCacaaattaacataaaaaacatgtacatataattacaataattattcaacattATATCTACATTCCAAAGTGTACAATCTTCAATTAATCTACATCGTATATCTAATGAGATCACGATATTGTgacataatttatacattgtgtatattatattatcatttttctctAAGATACATCAGAGTAGTCGCCGCTGAAAATTCGCTCGACCAAAAAATGTTTGGTATATTTCAATCCTATTTTAGTATGCAATTTACATGACGTACATAGCATATGTGTTTATATCATTTGCTAATTAAGAGAAAGTtttggtatttaaaaaatgactgaTTAAATATCGAGGCAACTTACCAAGATTGCGCGCGAAATTCATAATTCTAATTGATAATAGCCTACGAATAGCAGCGATGTCTTGCGCGTACGTCACTATTTTTCTTGCAGCGCAAAACAGCCgtacaacataaaaatttaagatttgtGATTCAAGtataaaagatacaaattaccagaaatctacaaaatattctacaaaGTATCATGATAGAATATCATGTTTTTGATTCAATCTCCGTAAAAGATTAAATAGAATACGCACGATCAaacaatacaatatatattcattttaaacGTGTGATTCATCATTTTAgactaatatataatataagtatattatacAACATGTTACACGCTGTTCTCTAGTCAAAAAGTCGATCTCGAAAATATACAGAGAATCAACAGACTGTCGAAAAAACGGGCCGATCGTTGTAACACGCGTTGATCCGCGACGTCGGTCCCGATatcgaatataattatttacaagagAAACATTCTGCTTATAAAGATTCCAATCATAGATACACGTCCATCCCGTATCATCAATTTACAAGCTTTACGTACAATATGAAGTTTATGAACAGAAAATCAAGGTAAGTCAAGGTGTATATCTCATCGCACACAGAACACGCAATGCAACACCACACTACATGTAGAGCTAATTAAGTTTATAACACGCTGGAAGACAAAAGAGAAAACTAGTTTTTCTAGGATAATttcttaaactttttaaattctatattggacaatatttgctttatataCTCGTGATATTTTGCTCTAAAGAGTTTGTTGAAAAATCATAAGTTTTGTTACGTTTGGCTTTAACAATCTCtcgtgtatatttttttttgcatgtgtGTTATGATCTTGTTTTGCATTTAAAGaagtataattgtaaaaatgttaaacgatCACGCTGTAGTATCAACGCAAGATCGGCAAAAATTGGAGAAATTCTTAATCcagttcattaattaaattatatgggTTTATTCTTATCAAAGCACAGtgtcaattaaattttctgttgAAGCTCGAATTTAAAATACGTTGTggatattgaaaattatatgcatttatatcATATGCAATTGTCACGTCCGTGACTTAATCTCGCTCACACACGAATTATCTTTCGTAATGTATTCTTGAGAGTTTGATCGTCGATTCGGCAATAACGATAACAAGATTCGGAGCAGTAAACAAgcgtaaaattgaaatctatataaattgaGTATGCTTACGTTTCAAATAGGATTATCACGACATTGTTTTCAACAAATTCATAATTGTAAACTACGtgagataaattgaaattaactCGAGAAATATATTGCACAATTAACTATTCGATAAAAGTATAATGCTAATTAAATGTGGAGAATGAAGGAGTAACTGTACAATTTGTACTTTTTGCACaacaaattatacatttcaaaatcATATAATTCTCCGGGAATAAAGGTGACCTTTGTAAGAGGAAAGGGAGTtagggaaaaagaaaaaatgtttgtttctaGACGTTGTTGATTTAAAGGGTCGCCTGACCTGGACTGATCAGGTCGGTAGTTTCGACGCGAGCTTGGCGTAGCCAATCCCTGAGATTTCTGGTCCTTTCCATCAAATTCGAGGCGTTTCTTTCGACTGTGCCAACACTGGTGGTGAAGCCACTGTTAGGGCCGTACTGAGCGATGATATTTTGTGTCGTGGTAGGAGGTTGTGCAGCGGTTAATTGAGACAGGATGTTGGACTGTATGTTGGGCGTACCAAAGGCACCTAAAAAATGGACGtagtttttattaacaacatcttatagataaaaatttattattaaataaataattattaaataatttataatgacaCTTTTCTATTTAGTGATACGTATatgataaaacatattttacttataaaaagttatctGAATTCGATCATGCTAAGTGGTGTTTgctaatatcaaataatactattttaaaatcctttctactttaaaataattctaaaataaaataatttccattgtaaaataatttttagttttttttcgtCAAAAAATTACTAGAAGCTAAAATAATAGcgtgtatttatttgaaaaatcatcacgcaattatatttatcacaaaagTATTTTACGTTATCACTTTAAGAACGTACACGACTCCATAAAAAATAGGAAACACTTTTCAGCTACTTGCTTCCAACActtattttctatactttatGGATATTTTagtgtattttttatgttgattcttaataatatctatacatttgcataaattatgtttttttaccTTGCAGGCTATTAGGCTGCGCGGTGAGATGATGAAAACGCAACCATCGCAGATAAGAGTACATAAGAGTCGGAGTTGGAGGTATGTTGCTATCTTGACGTTTGTTTAAAACGTCCCAAATCTCTCGTATTTCTGAATTTAACGTCTCTAAGCTTGCGATGATTTCGGTGGACTCTTGATAATGATCTGGCTTATCTAGATTTCCAACAACAGACTATACAATGTAACGCAAATTTATACTGTTACTCATATAGCTATTTGTATAAAGCATTAATGACTGtacgttttatattatttaatatatttttgaaatatacaatttttttttgttttttttgtaatagaaaattgtaatcCTGATTGAagacaaataaatatctatctacaaaattataaataaatttaaacttaaaaatatataaaaatgttaatttttttaaagtcaactttctcaataataaaatctcgtataaaaatattattctacacTTTTGATCTATTTTTGTACGAAATATCACTTTGCTTCTGTTTGTATCACGATTATTGTCGCACTCCGTACAAAgacttatttaaatatcaaattattgtttatatattattaatatcaaggATTTCTTTCGTTCTTGCCTATTGTATACCGTTGAGAATATTGAAACTATTAAATATCTACGAAATTTTGTTTGCAACTCACCTATGAAAGTATCAGTCCCTAAATCAGTTGAGCTGAAACCGCTACTGGCGCTCGACATGTCGCTTAGTGtcatttcatcatttttcGCAGATGCTTCGTTTTCGTTTCGCTTGTCGTTTGCCACACGCTCTAAAGACTGTTCTAGATGCCTCAGATGAATGACCTTCTCACCCAAGAGACTTCTGGTGCGATGCAAACTCACTTCCATATCAGAGAGCTCACGTTCTTCCTGCAAATGTACATAACGATGCTGTTTAGATTTGATcacgtttgtaaaatttgataacttttacgatacaaataatatgaattaattcaGGGCGCTTCTGAAATTTAGAattcgtaattaattataataatacctGCACCAATTGTTCTAAAGTGGCCCTCGCACTCCGTTGTTTCCAAGCCCTTTGCCTACCCTGAAAGGCACTTTTCTGTTGTCTCAGCGCTTCGCGAGCCCTCCTTACCGAGTCCCTCTCCACATGAATCCGATGTCGGAAGAACTCTAGCTCCGAAGAGACATTCGCCGGCGCTGTAAGAAGAAATTACTTTTGATTTAAAGGTCATGTTCAACTCTAAACTTCGACTAACTTTAGCAAATCTAATTCTGAACGTTAGGCTTGTCCCAAGCTCTTGCGCTACTTtgctgaataaaataaaaaagaaacaaaaatagataataaagcTCCTTTCATAAAACATCGTATTAAAATGTTGCACACTTTTTGTAAGATCAGCCTCTTTGTGCAAAAAGTTTggtttctttttataaaacaccattttttgtagaaaaatctttaaaatctcGATGAAAATGTAAATCATTAGTTTCTTTGTAAAACGCTtcttacatattaatataacggCTCTCTACAAAAAAgataatagcaaaaaataaatatgtgtttttataataattttacaagcattttaaaagcttatttttttaataaaaaggataaatttataatttaattttgtagaagAGACGAAAAAAGGATGTGAAACAGGTGATTAAAATCAGTATGcaaaagcaaaagaaaaattaatagtgCACTTACAAGCAAGTCGAAGAGTATAAGCCATTAACCAAAGTAAAGTGTATACAGTCCTatggaaaaaaaggaaataataataaaacataatcgTGAGTATGTATCATTGATAACGATAACAGAAAGTAACGATATTCTTCGTTTCAGTTTAAAGATATAAAGTAATAGCAACTTGCAAATACTTGGttgtacaattatttacattatttataaaattgggatgtgcaatttatttatactgtgcaaaaaataaaatatttaattaacaatttaaaaagtacaaataatCGAAGACAACATTGCACTATTGTCCAAACCATAttctaatagaaaaaaagagattgaAGGAAAGAGGGGGAAAGAGAAACAAGATATAAAGATAAGAgacaatgcaataaaattgatcTAAAATAGTATGGATACATACAAGAGTATGATTATTTACAGTTGcgaaatatattgtacatgtataataaatatgcaaatctatttaattatttacaaaactttTCCCAATATTTCTCGATTTACAAAACTTTTCCTAATAggttataaaatttctcaatcatatttctttaatgttCAAAATACTGTAACAGCCTATACAGGGTGTGTaacataatattgttatattttatgctgTATACAGCgtattttgaaagataaattttaaatcgcgGTATATTTTTATGCCACTATAAACTGTATGTTTTGAAAAAGCAACgtataatgttatatacaaaacattctaagataaaattatctactttattattaaacttaatttttttccagttGTGCAATGTTATTGCACAACCAATACCACAGAATATCCAATTTTATCTCATATCATAATAACTCACATATATTAAACTCTTGCTAcctaaatttgaatattattaatctgtaagattaaatatttttgttattgtttaggaaaaaaaaaataatttttcgtaattttatgCGTTGTAGTTTTTATGTCCGAATCCACTCTTAAAATGTGCGCATCACATTTTGACacaatcaaagaaaaatacatatgtcAAATCGTATAATGCTGTTccgagtaaaataaatttttttttcaataatttttataccatcttaaagtattaattttttactttaaattaaataaataatataaaaagaaaagtgaaTTCGAATTTactgtaagaaaaatttttttttttttaatcctaaCAACAGATTCAGTCTTGCGAAGCAGAGCAAACTTTTCGGACAAAGACGTATACCGTTTTTTCAAAAGAAGCAAGGTTTTCTTCCTTAAACCTGATTCCTCTGATATTCAACTTGGATTTTAAATCTTTGGGACTCTGCGAGCAGAATTTATATTCTCTCGGAAATGGACAAAGTGAGGACGCGCGAAATAGGTTTAAAGCAATCACCTTTATCTTGGAAAGGATATCGCACTGTATAGGCCGTTTCGTTACTCGGCAGCTGGTCGCCAAGATCTTCCAGCTTCTTCAGCTGTTTCCTGATATTCTCCACGGGGTTATCCGCATTGTTGTTGTTGCCACCGCTGGAGCGACTTGCGCTTGAGGCAGCTTTCTTACTAAagctctttttcttcttcatcatTATGTTTGCATTCGTCTCGCTGGCCGTCGTGGTGTCATCGGACTCAAATTTTGTCGCGTTCTTCGAGGCAGTAGCGgcggaggcggcggcggcggcggcggtggcggtggctGCGTGCGTCTGATATCCCGCGGCCGCCGAATTGTGACTCCTCGAATTGTCCGGATCGTTTTGCTCCTCGATCTGTTCACTCGCGCTCTGACCCTCCAGCGAGTTCGCGTTTGTTACCGGACTCGAGCGCGCATCCCCCAGCGGAGTACTGCGAGCACGATTTAAGGCCTATAGCCAGACATTAGGGCGAATCGCATGAAGATGACAGAGTACCTTCACAGTCAGCTCATGAACTCAACTGGGACAAACGTACGTCTCTCCACAAAGAATGACTGACGATATATGGACTGCGAAGGTACTAGTGAGAATGATATCAAAAGATGAACGTGCAACATTTTAGTGCTGTAACATAGAAACTAGCGagaatatatctatttattaagaataattatctttatcttaATCTTAAGTATCGCTGGCTAACTATTACATTGTTCTACGTAAAAATTCATCGTTTTTTAGATTTTGCTGCTAAATTTTGTTGgattcttttttcattctctCTTGTCTATTACATTCCGTATACTCTCCTTCCTTCAATTCagtttattatcaataaaagaattaatttttataaagcttttataaaacttttgtaaaatatagaaacattCTTTTTACGTTCCATGCTTGTGACGAGCTTATTAGCGAAGCTTTgcgtgaaaaaattttattctatatttttgaattatttttttatatagaatcaCCTTTTTTCTGATTATATAACCAGTTATGAAACATCCTAATATTGctaatgcatatatattattgcagataatattataactacTGCATAACTATACCAAATTATATAgctatatacaaatataataataaaatttaaaggtGATGTTAAAATCTCGCTAATTACTATGAAAACATCAAGTGATTacattaagaaaagaaaatattaatgagatGTAATGTGAGATGCATGCTTGTGCTGTACGCCAGGCGTGCttatattaagaattataCAGATATTGATTATTGCACGCTATTATTGTTAACTACGAGCTAAATAATTAGATCTTCTCTTATATCATATAACAAATATGCTGAAATAGACtagcaatataaaaagtaatttttgtcaaatttaatttatttgatccatttatataaaatatacactaTTTGacttgaaaaaatagaaaacatcTTTCAAACGcataaaattgaacaattttcTAACTGCAAAAATTCggtaaaaaattatcgcagacaaaaaaattaaaaaaagtatttcgaAATTTGAAGTTTGTACTTTTACTTGCTTTAGACAgttttttgaacaaaaaaatcctaGTAAGATTTAAAAACACGCGTTGTGTAGgtaaaatgttgtaattttggcacttgtcataaatttttcaagaaaagtttGTTTTATCGAGTTACAGAATGTAGAAAATACGT
This window of the Linepithema humile isolate Giens D197 chromosome 1, Lhum_UNIL_v1.0, whole genome shotgun sequence genome carries:
- the LOC137000851 gene encoding uncharacterized protein isoform X1; this encodes MLRCILITKNFRTPTMYRNILVFCAFYILKVASEDQSALHLDEIRSLSELPMDKLIQIKSSLASENDITDENENDDINASSRKLPLTLPMALPLRRSGKKPTRRYEDHYDEKGKDTKISKIFQLAITALSFLAFGGYLLTLIIMAIRRNSANGGNGNVLIFSNLQNLQNLNRPKRNILIFDPMENNFETERLYEGMIMLSRSYALYN
- the LOC137000851 gene encoding uncharacterized protein isoform X2, encoding MYRNILVFCAFYILKVASEDQSALHLDEIRSLSELPMDKLIQIKSSLASENDITDENENDDINASSRKLPLTLPMALPLRRSGKKPTRRYEDHYDEKGKDTKISKIFQLAITALSFLAFGGYLLTLIIMAIRRNSANGGNGNVLIFSNLQNLQNLNRPKRNILIFDPMENNFETERLYEGMIMLSRSYALYN
- the LOC105674596 gene encoding uncharacterized protein encodes the protein MSSVSSCLLFCVLWVTIFDGVQLAKTEDVLDKIKSGLQYATNYLETAKDIADLVSKSLGHKERRGEDGSNEAKQPFGPSNLVSAFLRLFGLDSPKVAAIAVNSVIFLAQMISSLFGLKLPQNNNARNIADKDLAWDPLKFILDNKNEKIQNLVDQAKDPNLPNQLIASMSSSDSACIRLLLCKSSLVIRTVQNSLNNKSQNYIHGITAWLPSVEEFEANSDKCESKHTDCSLFSSQ